The genomic window CTATATAAACCTTATTTAATTTTGCATAAACTGGAAAGACTACAAGATGTTCACTTTCATTTAGAGGGTGACCTGTTATACCAAATGAATAAGTTAAAAGAAATCTACCTTAAAGAGCACAAAAGGCTAATTGGTAATATATTCAGCGATGACAGGGTTTTAAACTTAGATTCAGAAGCGGACTCACTGCTTTCTTCACTGGAAGCTTACTTTAAGGATAGTAAAGTTTATAGCAGACTTTTAAGCTTACACGAGCTTTATAAAAGAACTCTTACATCTATTGCGGTTGTTGAAAGCGACTTTATAAGCCTGTATACACTTACAAAAGATGTAGAGCTTATATTTAAGGATATAATAAACCTTATAGATGAGGCTATAATAAGTCTTCTTTCAGAGACCGCCTTCTTAGACGTGCTTACAGGGGTGTATAGTAGAAACTACCTTCAGCTGATTCTTGGAAAGGAAATAAGCTTTTGCAAAAGACATAACATACCAATCTCGGTTATACTTTTGGATGTGGATGATTTCAAATTAATAAATGACAAATACGGTCATGACGTGGGTGACCTTGTGCTTAGATTCTTAGGAGAGTCCATAAAACGCATAATTAGGTCTTCAGATATACCAGTAAGGTATGGAGGTGAGGAGTTCCTCATACTACTGCCCTTTACTTCTTTAGAAGGAGCCTATACAGCAGGTGAAAAAATAAGGGCTTATTTTGAAAGAAACATCTTCACACACAATTCTTCATCTATAACTATAACCATAAGTGCGGGTGTTGCCCAAATAAAAAATTTTGAAAATCCATGGCAGGATATTAAAAGAGCAGACAAGGCTTTGTATATGGCTAAGTCTCTTGGTAAAAATAGGGTAATGATCGCAAGCGATGATATCTGAGCTTTTCCTATGTATTTATGCAGGCTCTCTTTTCTGTATGGTTTTTTTGGTTGCACCAACACTCCTAAGGACCAGCGAGAATAAAAACCTTTTAGGAAGCCTATACGGAAGGGTGCTTTGGAGGTTTTACAAGGTTGCTTTTTTTATGCTTTTGTTTTATCTTATCTTAGGTAATGCAAAACTTGATGCTATACTTCTTATGCTGGGTCTTGGGTTGAACGTGGGGACTTCATACTGGCTGAAAAACTACAAGAGAAGCTTAGGGAACATAGACCTTCTTGATTACGATGAACCCAGAAGGGTAATCTTTAGAAGGGTTTCCATGCTTTCAACCTTTATTCTTCTTACTAACTTCTTGCTTTCTATGTATGTGCTTATAAAACACCTAAAAGGAGGTTCACTTGCAGGAGTATAGAGTTAACAGACAGATAAAAGCTAAGGAGGTAAGGTTAATAGACGAAAACGGAAAGCAGGTGGGCATAGT from Hydrogenobacter sp. T-8 includes these protein-coding regions:
- a CDS encoding GGDEF domain-containing protein, yielding MNRYTKTVERDRLEELKGGLLKILKRFLTEESYKVIELKHLDGFLKLLTCEDFDRKSFRRLRAISKFLIGLRIPETALIQAYKLIKNYALLEGDDKLMSKIEFIFKNLYKPYLILHKLERLQDVHFHLEGDLLYQMNKLKEIYLKEHKRLIGNIFSDDRVLNLDSEADSLLSSLEAYFKDSKVYSRLLSLHELYKRTLTSIAVVESDFISLYTLTKDVELIFKDIINLIDEAIISLLSETAFLDVLTGVYSRNYLQLILGKEISFCKRHNIPISVILLDVDDFKLINDKYGHDVGDLVLRFLGESIKRIIRSSDIPVRYGGEEFLILLPFTSLEGAYTAGEKIRAYFERNIFTHNSSSITITISAGVAQIKNFENPWQDIKRADKALYMAKSLGKNRVMIASDDI